From a single Capsicum annuum cultivar UCD-10X-F1 chromosome 12, UCD10Xv1.1, whole genome shotgun sequence genomic region:
- the LOC107850453 gene encoding receptor-like protein 9DC3 — MGYGHLLFLLSFYLCHELTFSSSRLAHLCPKDQSIVLREFKQTFIVDASLTFFICDFFGQKPYQKTDSWNMSRDCCLWDGVKCDELTGHVIELDLSCSSLVGTIDSNSSLFRLSYLQRLNLSGNNFFSVISSKFGSFSSLTHLDLSYSSFLGEIPSEIFHLSKLQSLILSDYHIGLRLEPHNFKLLLQNLTQLRELDLSRVNISSTIPPNLSSRLTSLGLAYTGLHGILPESNFHLPSLKVLNLIGNDQLSGYFPKTKWNSSASLAKLNLDGVNFSGELLPDSLGYATPLQILSLSSCNLTGPIPKSLWNLTRIETLDLGNNHLDGPTFPQFTSGLQNLKRLWLSNNTLNGAIPSWVFSLPSLSELRLRDNNFSSQLEDFRYNSVLVHIDISKNQLHGYLPESIQNLVNLEILDLSSNSFSGNVDVSLFSNLKQLSSLDLSYNSISLINENKVNSTLPQSLQHLLLSGCEINEVDFLRSAKGLQELDLSNNKIQGRIPDWAWSNWMHSMAYLDLSDNMLTSIDQISSFYQLYSIDLRSNFLQGTLPIPPTSVETFFISNNSLTGEIPLSVCNLTSLIVLDLARNSLKGAIPHCLGNMSDQLEVLDMQHNSLSGNLQTTFSFGSGLKSFNLHHNKLEGKIPKSLANCTQLEVLDFGNNYLNDTFPMWLGTLPNLQVLSLRSNKLHGPIRTSSSSKLFPQLRMLDLSSNAFTAELPTSLFRNLKAMRRIDQTMKAPGDTTQTYYQDSVTIVTKGLELKVVRILSLYTTMDLSSNKFEGHIPSMMGDLIALRVLNLSHNGLQGPIPPSLGKLSVVESLDLSSNKLSGEIPKQLASLTSLAVLNLSHNHLEGCIPKGPQFATFENNSYEGNDGLCGFPVSGACGSHQIPETNNTTFVPDEESDSTFLSELSWKVVLMGCGCGLIMGFSIAYVMLSSRNPNWLSRIAEHLEYRISMRSRKKQQDQMHCIEEEEIMAI, encoded by the coding sequence ATGGGTTATGGGCACCTCCTTTTTCTATTATCTTTCTATCTCTGTCATGaacttactttttcttcatccAGATTAGCTCATTTGTGCCCCAAAGATCAAAGCATTGTCCTTCGAGAATTCAAGCAGACGTTTATTGTAGATGCATCACTCACATTTTTTATTTGCGATTTCTTTGGTCAGAAGCCTTATCAAAAAACAGACTCGTGGAATATGAGCAGAGACTGTTGCTTATGGGATGGAGTGAAATGTGATGAGTTGACTGGCCATGTTATTGAACTTGACCTCAGTTGCAGCAGTCTTGTTGGGACCATTGACTCCAATAGCAGCCTCTTCCGACTCTCTTATCTCCAAAGGCTTAACCTTTCTGGAAATAACTTCTTTTCGGTAATCTCTTCTAAATTTGGCAGCTTTTCGAGCTTGACTCATCTTGATCTTTCCTACTCATCTTTCTTAGGTGAAATTCCTTCCGAAATCTTCCATCTTTCCAAGTTACAGTCTCTTATTTTATCAGATTACCACATAGGGCTCAGACTTGAACCTCACAATTTTAAATTGCTTCTTCAGAACTTGACCCAATTAAGAGAGCTTGATCTTTCTCGCGTAAATATCTCTTCAACCATACCTCCAAATTTATCATCCCGTTTAACAAGTCTGGGCCTTGCTTACACAGGATTACACGGGATATTACCTGAGAGTAACTTTCACTTGCCAAGCTTGAAAGTTCTTAACTTGATTGGCAATGATCAGCTCAGTGGTTATTTTCCAAAGACCAAATGGAACAGCAGTGCTTCTCTCGCGAAGTTGAACCTTGATGGAGTAAATTTTTCTGGTGAGCTCCTGCCTGATTCTCTTGGCTATGCAACTCCATTGCAGATATTGTCACTTAGTTCGTGCAATCTCACGGGGCCAATTCCGAAATCTCTTTGGAATCTCACCCGCATAGAGACCTTGGACCTAGGAAATAACCATCTTGACGGACCAACATTTCCTCAGTTTACAAGTGGACTGCAGAATCTGAAGAGACTTTGGCTATCAAATAACACCCTGAATGGAGCAATACCGTCATGGGTATTCTCCCTTCCATCACTGAGTGAACTACGATTGCGCGACAACAACTTTTCCAGTCAACTTGAGGATTTCAGGTACAATTCAGTACTAGTCCATATTGATATAAGCAAGAATCAGTTGCACGGATATCTTCCCGAATCAATTCAGAACCTTGTCAATCTAGAAATACTTGATCTTTCATCTAACAGTTTTAGTGGCAACGTAGATGTCAGCCTCTTTTCAAACCTCAAACAGCTTTCCTCTCTGGATCTTTCATATAATAGTATTTCTCTGATCAATGAGAACAAAGTCAATTCTACCTTGCCCCAATCTCTTCAACACTTACTTTTGTCCGGTTGTGAAATAAATGAAGTGGATTTCTTGAGATCAGCAAAAGGGCTTCAGGAGTTGGATCTTTCAAATAACAAGATTCAAGGAAGAATTCCTGATTGGGCATGGTCTAATTGGATGCATTCAATGGCATATCTTGATCTATCCGATAATATGTTGACAAGTATTGACCAGATTTCATCATTTTACCAACTATATAGTATTGATCTACGGTCTAATTTTCTTCAAGGGACACTACCAATTCCACCAACCTCTGTAGAAACTTTTTTCATATCAAATAATAGTCTCACTGGTGAGATCCCTCTTTCTGTTTGCAATTTGACATCACTGATAGTTCTAGATTTGGCAAGAAACAGTTTGAAGGGAGCGATTCCGCATTGCTTGGGTAACATGAGTGACCAACTCGAGGTTTTGGATATGCAACACAACAGTCTCTCTGGGAATCTCCAAACAACTTTTAGCTTTGGAAGTGGCCTTAAAAGCTTCAACTTGCACCACAATAAGCTAGAGGGGAAAATCCCAAAGTCCTTGGCAAATTGCACACAGTTGGAAGTTCTTGATTTTGGAAACAATTACCTAAATGACACGTTCCCTATGTGGTTGGGGACCCTTCCGAATCTTCAAGTTTTAAGCTTGAGATCCAATAAATTGCATGGGCCTATTAGAACTTCAAGTAGTTCGAAATTGTTTCCTCAGCTTCGGATGTTAGATCTCTCTTCCAATGCTTTTACAGCAGAATTGCCAACAAGTCTTTTCAGAAATCTGAAAGCAATGAGGAGAATTGATCAAACAATGAAGGCACCAGGTGATACAACACAAACATATTACCAAGACTCGGTAACTATTGTAACAAAGGGCTTAGAACTTAAAGTTGTGAGGATCTTGTCTTTGTATACCACTATGGATCTTTCAAGCAACAAATTTGAAGGGCATATTCCTAGTATGATGGGAGATCTCATCGCACTGCGTGTGTTGAATTTATCTCACAATGGGTTGCAGGGTCCTATACCACCATCACTTGGAAAGTTATCTGTAGTCGAATCATTGGACCTTTCATCCAACAAGCTTTCGGGAGAGATACCAAAACAACTTGCTTCTCTCACATCTCTTGCAGTTTTAAATCTCTCCCACAATCATCTTGAAGGATGCATTCCAAAAGGACCTCAATTTGCTACATTTGAGAACAATTCATATGAAGGCAATGATGGATTGTGCGGATTCCCAGTTTCAGGAGCTTGTGGAAGTCACCAGATACCAGAGACAAACAACACAACATTTGTGCCGGATGAAGAAAGTGATTCTACATTTCTAAGTGAACTCAGTTGGAAAGTAGTTCTTATGGGATGtggttgtggattgattatgggATTCTCCATAGCATATGTCATGCTTTCTTCTCGAAACCCAAATTGGCTTTCAAGGATAGCTGAACATTTAGAATACAGAATTAGTATGAGAAGTCGAAAGAAGCAGCAAGATCAAATGCATtgcatagaagaagaagaaataatggCCATCTAG
- the LOC124889494 gene encoding receptor-like protein Cf-9 homolog has translation MEQRSLVDFSFSGVNFSGNLLPKSLGYLSSLQFLMLSSCNLSGPIPRSLWNLTNIQYLILENNNLEGSLPPFSSGLQNLFQLSLRNNSLNGELPSWIFSLPSLSALHLSFNRFSGQLKDFKYNTVTEIRLGHNQLQGPLPKSIQNLVNLAWLDIPSNHFTGNVDVSFISDLKKLWFLDLSFNNISLTNERKVKST, from the coding sequence ATGGAACAGCGATCTCTCGTGGACTTTTCCTTCAGTGGCGTAAATTTTTCTGGTAATTTGCTGCCTAAATCTCTTGGCTATCTATCTTCTTTGCAGTTCTTGATGCTTTCTTCTTGCAATTTGTCGGGGCCAATTCCAAGATCTCTTTGGAATCTCACCAATATACAGtatttgatccttgaaaataaCAATCTGGAAGGATCACTTCCTCCGTTTTCAAGCGGACTGCAGAATCTGTTTCAACTTTCCCTTAGAAACAACTCGTTGAATGGAGAATTACCGTCCTGGATATTCTCCCTACCGTCACTATCTGCACTACACTTGAGTTTCAACCGCTTTTCCGGTCAACTTAAGGATTTCAAGTACAATACAGTAACCGAGATTCGTCTAGGACATAACCAGTTACAAGGTCCTCTTCCCAAGTCTATTCAGAACCTTGTGAACCTAGCGTGGCTTGATATTCCGTCCAACCACTTTACTGGCAATGTAGATGTCAGCTTCATTTCTGACCTCAAAAAACTTTGGTTTCTCGATCTCTCATTTAATAATATTTCGCTAACCAATGAGAGAAAAGTCAAATCTACCTAG
- the LOC107850454 gene encoding receptor-like protein Cf-9 homolog, whose protein sequence is PESLGHLRLAACEVNELNFLRSAGQLEQLDLSYNKLASIDQIPFSRLYYIDLRSNILQGSLPIPPPYVQYFLISNNNLSGEIPSSVCNLTSLIVLDWARNSLKGAVPHCLGNMSDQLEVLDAQHNSLSGNLLTTFSFGSALKSFNLHDNKLEGKIPRSLANCSQLEVLDLGKNHLDDAFPMWLGTLANLQVLSLRSNKLQGPVRTSSSSTLFPQLRMVDLSSNAFTAELPTSLFRNLKAMRRTDQTMKAPGDTTQTYYQDSVTVVTKGLELKVVRILSLYTTMDFSNNKFEGHIPSMMGDLIALRVLNLSHNGLQGPIPPSLGKLSVVESLDLSSNKLSGEIPKQLASLTSLAVLNLSRNHLEGCIPKGNQFDTFENKSYEGNDWLRGFPVSGSCGNNRIPETNNKTFVPDEESDSTFLSELSWQAVLMGYGCGLFIGFSISYVNPNWLSRIAEHLAYRIIMRRQKKQQGQMHYRRRRRNNGI, encoded by the coding sequence CCGGAGTCTCTTGGACACTTGCGCTTGGCCGCTTGTGAAGTAAATGAACTGAATTTTTTGAGATCAGCAGGGCAGCTTGAGCAGTTGGATCTTTCTTATAACAAGCTGGCAAGCATCGACCAGATTCCTTTTTCTCGTCTATATTATATTGATTTACGGTCCAATATTCTTCAAGGGTCGCTACCTATTCCGCCACCCTATGTGCAGTATTTCCTCATATCAAATAATAATCTCAGCGGTGAGATCCCTTCTTCTGTTTGCAATTTGACATCACTGATAGTTCTGGATTGGGCAAGAAACAGTTTGAAGGGAGCGGTTCCGCATTGCTTGGGTAACATGAGTGACCAACTCGAGGTTTTGGATGCGCAACACAACAGTCTTTCTGGGAATCTCCTAACAACCTTTAGCTTTGGAAGTGCACTTAAAAGCTTCAACTTGCACGACAATAAGCTAGAGGGAAAAATACCAAGATCCTTGGCCAATTGTTCGCAGTTGGAAGTtcttgatttaggaaagaatcatCTCGATGACGCATTCCCTATGTGGTTGGGGACTCTTGCAAATCTACAAGTTTTAAGCTTGAGATCCAATAAATTGCAAGGACCCGTTAGAACTTCAAGTAGTTCGACATTGTTTCCTCAGCTTCGGATGGTAGATCTCTCTTCAAATGCATTTACAGCAGAATTGCCGACAAGTCTTTTCAGAAATCTGAAAGCAATGAGGAGAACTGATCAAACAATGAAGGCACCAGGTGATACAACACAAACATATTACCAAGACTCGGTAACTGTTGTAACAAAGGGATTGGAGCTTAAAGTTGTGAGAATCTTGTCTTTGTACACCACTATGGatttttcaaataacaaatttgaAGGGCATATTCCTAGTATGATGGGAGATCTCATCGCACTGCGTGTGTTGAATTTATCTCACAATGGGTTGCAGGGTCCTATACCGCCATCACTTGGAAAGTTATCTGTAGTAGAATCATTGGACCTTTCATCCAACAAGCTTTCAGGAGAGATACCAAAACAACTTGCTTCTCTCACATCTCTTGCAGTTTTAAATCTCTCCCGCAATCATCTTGAAGGATGCATTCCAAAAGGAAATCAATTTGATACATTTGAGAACAAATCATATGAAGGCAATGATTGGTTGCGTGGATTCCCAGTTTCAGGAAGTTGTGGAAATAACCGGATACCAGAGACAAACAACAAAACATTTGTGCCGGATGAAGAAAGTGATTCGACATTTCTAAGTGAGCTCAGTTGGCAAGCGGTTCTAATGGGATATGGCTGTGGACTATTTATTGGATTCTCCATATCATACGTCAATCCAAATTGGCTTTCTAGGATAGCTGAACACTTAGCATACAGAATTATCATGAGAAGGCAAAAGAAGCAGCAAGGTCAAATGCAttacagaagaagaagaagaaataatggCATCTAG
- the LOC107850456 gene encoding receptor-like protein Cf-9 homolog, which produces MSNLNLSYNMLTSIGPIPRIPLNTIDLRSNNLQGSLPNLLPTLQYLFISNNNLKGEIPLSFCNLTSLKVLDLARNNLKGAFPQCLSTMTYLEVLDVQHNSLSGDLLTTFIFGSGLKSFNLHGNMVEGKIPRSLANCMQLEALDLGNNYQNDTFPMWLGTLSNLQVLSLRSNKLHGAVRTSTSLKLFPQLWMLDLSCNAFTAELPTSLFRNLKAMRRIDQTMKVPVDRTQRYYQDSVTVVTKGLELKVVGILSLYTTMDLSSNKFEGHIPSMMGDLIALRVLNLSHNGLQGPIPPSLGKLSVVESLDLSSNKLSGEIPKQLASLTSLAVLNLSRNHLEGCIPKGPQFDTFENNSYEGNDGLRGFPVSGGCGSHQIPETNNTTFVPDEESDLTFLSELSWKVVLMGYGCGLIIGFSISYFMLSSRKPNWLSRVAEDLEYRIIMRS; this is translated from the coding sequence ATGTCAAATCTTAATCTGTCCTACAACATGTTGACAAGTATTGGCCCCATTCCTCGTATTCCTCTAAATACTATTGATTTACGGTCCAATAATCTTCAAGGGTCACTACCTAATCTATTGCCCACTCTACAATACCTATTCATATCAAACAATAATCTAAAGGGAGAGATCCCTCTTTCTTTTTGCAATTTGACATCATTAAAAGTTCTAGATTTGGCAAGAAATAATTTGAAAGGAGCATTTCCACAATGTCTGAGTACCATGACTTACCTTGAGGTTTTGGATGTGCAACACAACAGTCTTTCTGGAGATCTCCTAACAACTTTTATCTTTGGAAGCGGACTCAAAAGCTTCAACTTGCACGGCAATATGGTAGAGGGGAAAATTCCAAGATCCTTGGCCAATTGCATGCAGTTGGAAGCTCTTGATTTAGGAAACAATTACCAAAATGACACGTTCCCTATGTGGTTAGGGACCCTTTCAAATCTTCAAGTTTTAAGCTTGAGATCCAATAAACTGCATGGAGCCGTTAGAACTTCAACTAGTTTGAAATTGTTTCCTCAGCTTTGGATGTTAGATCTCTCTTGCAATGCATTTACAGCAGAATTGCCGACAAGTCTTTTCAGAAATCTGAAAGCAATGAGGAGAATTGATCAGACAATGAAGGTACCAGTTGATAGAACACAAAGATATTACCAAGACTCGGTAACTGTTGTAACAAAGGGATTGGAGCTTAAAGTTGTGGGTATCTTGTCTTTGTACACCACTATGGATCTTTCAAGTAACAAGTTTGAAGGGCATATTCCTAGTATGATGGGAGATCTCATCGCGCTGCGCGTGTTGAATTTATCTCACAATGGGTTGCAGGGTCCTATACCGCCATCACTTGGAAAGTTATCTGTAGTCGAATCATTGGACCTTTCATCCAACAAGCTTTCAGGAGAGATACCAAAACAACTTGCTTCTCTCACATCTCTTGCAGTTTTAAATCTCTCCCGCAATCATCTTGAAGGATGCATTCCAAAAGGACCTCAATTTGATACATTTGAGAACAATTCATATGAAGGTAATGATGGATTGCGCGGATTCCCAGTTTCAGGAGGTTGTGGAAGTCACCAGATACCAGAGACAAACAACACAACATTTGTTCCTGATGAAGAAAGTGATTTGACATTTCTAAGTGAGCTCAGTTGGAAAGTCGTTCTTATGGGATATGGTTGTGGATTGATTATTGGATTCTCCATATCATATTTCATGCTTTCTTCTCGAAAGCCAAATTGGCTTTCTAGGGTAGCTGAAGATCTCGAATACAGAATTATTATGAGAAGTTGA
- the LOC124885268 gene encoding receptor-like protein Cf-9: protein MGYGRLLLLLLASFFLRHEFAFSFSSLAPQSCPEDQSLALIEFNKTLVVNASLATLNCQFYEAQKAYPRTSSWVMSKDCCSWDGVICDEMTGHVIELNLSCSQLVGNIDTNSSLFQLTYLQRLDLSGNDFSNSQISPNFGRFTSLTHLDLSHSSFSGQIPSEISHLSKLQSLGLSGDFALFFDDELGLPPHDFKLILQNLTQLRELDLRYVNIFSSIPLNFSSHLTTLKLGGTGLNGIIPESIFHLPNLQVLNLEGNNALSGNFSKTKWNSSRSLVDLSLSAVNFSGDFLPYSLVYVTSLQFLVLYSCNLLGPIPKSLWNLTHLEYLDLRNNHLEGATFPPFTNGLQNLNTLWLSNNSLNGEIPS, encoded by the coding sequence ATGGGCTACGGGCGCTTGTTGTTGCTACTATTAGCATCTTTCTTTCTCCGTCATgagtttgctttttctttttcttcgttGGCACCTCAATCATGCCCCGAAGATCAAAGTCTTGCCCTTATAGAATTCAACAAGACCCTCGTTGTAAATGCCTCACTCGCAACTCTTAACTGTCAATTCTATGAGGCGCAGAAAGCTTATCCAAGAACAAGTTCATGGGTTATGAGCAAAGACTGTTGCTCGTGGGATGGAGTAATATGCGATGAGATGACCGGCCATGTCATCGAGCTTAACCTCAGCTGCAGCCAGCTTGTAGGGAACATTGACACAAACAGCAGCCTATTCCAACTCACTTATCTCCAAAGGCTTGACCTTTCTGGGAACGACTTCTCTAATTCACAGATTTCACCTAATTTTGGTAGGTTTACGAGCTTGACGCATCTTGATCTTTCCCACTCATCTTTCTCTGGTCAAATTCCTTCTGAAATCTCTCATCTTTCCAAATTACAGTCTCTTGGTCTTTCTGGTGACTTTGctttattttttgatgatgagCTAGGACTCCCACCTCACGATTTTAAATTGATCCTTCAGAATTTGACTCAACTAAGAGAGCTTGATCTTAGATATGTGAACATCTTTTCCTCCATTCCTCTAAATTTTTCGTCTCATTTAACGACTCTGAAGCTAGGAGGTACAGGATTGAATGGGATAATACCTGAGAGTATTTTTCACCTGCCCAACTTGCAAGTTCTTAACTTAGAAGGCAATAATGCCCTCAGTGGTAATTTTTCGAAGACCAAATGGAACAGCAGCAGATCTCTCGTGGACTTATCTCTCAGTGCAGTGAATTTTTCTGGTGACTTTCTGCCCTATTCTCTTGTCTATGTAACTTCATTGCAGTTCTTGGTGCTTTACTCTTGCAATCTCTTGGGGCCGATTCCAAAATCTCTTTGGAATCTCACCCATCTGGAGTATTTGGACCTACGGAATAACCATCTTGAAGGTGCTACGTTTCCTCCGTTTACAAATGGACTGCAGAATCTGAACACACTTTGGCTATCAAATAACTCCCTGAATGGAGAAATTCCATCATAG
- the LOC107850455 gene encoding uncharacterized protein LOC107850455, with product MFLCHPSQIIPLPVSTSTMALSQFLFFSFLFIFFNLSLPNEIDVHDLLPTFKLPKGLLPNNVESYTISPKDSSFTVQLTHPCYVEFPNQLVYYQKDIKGKLSYGEVSDISGIQAKKLFVWVPVTGIDVDEQFHMIEFHVGFLSEKLPAEVFENIPTCKNMGSQDSPFASI from the coding sequence ATGTTCCTCTGCCATCCATCTCAAATCATTCCCTTACCTGTCTCTACCTCTACAATGGCCTTGTCACAATTCTTGttcttctctttccttttcatcttcttcaacctTTCACTTCCAAATGAAATTGATGTCCATGATCTCCTTCCTACTTTCAAACTTCCAAAAGGTCTTCTCCCAAACAATGTTGAATCCTACACTATTTCCCCTAAAGACAGCTCTTTTACTGTCCAACTTACACATCCATGTTATGTGGAGTTTCCAAATCAACTTGTTTACTACCAAAAAGATATCAAAGGGAAATTGAGTTATGGGGAAGTCTCTGATATCTCTGGGATACAAGCTAAAAAATTGTTTGTTTGGGTGCCTGTAACTGGGATTGATGTTGATGAGCAGTTTCATATGATTGAGTTTCATGTTGGGTTTTTGTCTGAAAAGTTGCCCGCTGAGGTATTTGAGAATATTCCCACTTGTAAGAATATGGGGTCTCAAGATTCTCCCTTTGCTTCAATCTGA